A single region of the Enterococcus mundtii genome encodes:
- the dapA gene encoding 4-hydroxy-tetrahydrodipicolinate synthase, whose product MIKGSIVALVTPMTETGAVDYLGLEQLIAFHLKEQTDGLLVLGTTGESPTLSEEEEEEIVRFTVEKVNGRIPVIAGAGSNATAKTVKKVQRFAELGADQLLVITPYYNKTSDVGLLAHFKAIADASSLPIIIYNVPSRTGMTISLPVLTELAKHPRIIGIKEASGDMSYTMEVAQLIDESFALYSGNDDLILPILSIGGIGVISVWANIQPKVVHEVVHDYLNGNSPSAKEKQLTHLALINALFSETNPIPVKAAMNHLGLPAGPLRLPLIELGEEKKQQLIALLTENGGAST is encoded by the coding sequence ATGATCAAAGGTTCGATTGTCGCGTTAGTGACACCAATGACGGAAACAGGTGCAGTGGATTATCTAGGCTTGGAGCAGCTGATTGCGTTTCATCTGAAAGAACAAACAGACGGCTTACTGGTCCTTGGAACAACTGGGGAATCACCCACACTATCTGAGGAGGAAGAGGAAGAGATCGTACGATTCACCGTTGAAAAAGTCAATGGACGTATCCCAGTGATTGCTGGTGCAGGATCAAATGCAACGGCGAAAACGGTCAAGAAAGTCCAACGCTTTGCTGAACTTGGGGCAGACCAATTATTAGTGATCACCCCTTACTATAATAAAACGAGTGATGTAGGGTTACTGGCTCATTTTAAAGCGATCGCAGACGCTTCCTCGCTACCAATCATCATATATAACGTACCGTCACGAACAGGGATGACGATTTCGTTACCTGTATTAACAGAACTAGCGAAGCATCCACGAATCATCGGCATCAAGGAAGCCTCTGGTGATATGTCCTATACAATGGAAGTGGCGCAACTGATTGATGAATCATTTGCACTATACAGTGGCAATGATGATTTGATTTTACCTATTCTAAGTATTGGTGGTATCGGTGTGATCAGTGTTTGGGCAAATATCCAGCCAAAAGTAGTCCATGAAGTAGTTCATGATTACTTAAACGGAAACAGTCCTTCAGCAAAAGAAAAACAATTGACTCATTTAGCGTTGATCAATGCCTTATTCAGTGAAACCAATCCAATTCCAGTGAAAGCAGCAATGAATCATTTAGGCTTACCTGCTGGACCATTAAGACTACCACTGATTGAATTAGGCGAGGAGAAAAAGCAACAACTTATCGCACTGTTAACAGAAAACGGAGGGGCAAGCACATGA
- the dapF gene encoding diaminopimelate epimerase, with translation MQIYKYNGCGNDFILLDYDETIDYSHLAQSLCAPTAYDTDGLIAVKTEPLEMIYYNKDGSRAPMCGNGIRCFANYVSDQQLLEAPQFAVKTLAGMIHVTIHSRKPFYCTVDMGSPDYRPEKVGVAQSTPIIKQTLTIDERKVELTSLFMGTIHTVVFVEDALAELTKETGEKLCHHPLFKEKTNVNFVQSVNEEELIVRTYERGVGWTLACGTGCCAAYVVARDQGYLSGLQATIHLEQGDLLISGDKTITMAGPATYEWHKNLEVEA, from the coding sequence ATGCAGATTTATAAATATAATGGTTGTGGCAATGACTTTATTCTCTTAGATTACGATGAAACGATCGACTATAGTCATTTGGCTCAAAGCTTATGTGCACCTACGGCTTACGATACGGATGGATTGATTGCTGTTAAAACCGAACCTTTAGAAATGATCTACTACAATAAAGACGGTAGCCGTGCGCCGATGTGTGGCAATGGTATCCGTTGTTTTGCCAATTATGTCAGCGATCAACAATTACTTGAAGCGCCACAATTTGCGGTCAAAACGCTTGCTGGGATGATCCATGTGACAATCCATTCACGAAAGCCTTTTTATTGCACAGTCGACATGGGTTCGCCGGACTACCGACCAGAGAAAGTAGGCGTAGCGCAATCAACACCTATCATCAAACAAACGCTGACGATTGATGAGCGAAAGGTAGAGCTGACTAGTTTATTCATGGGGACGATCCATACAGTTGTTTTTGTTGAAGATGCGTTGGCTGAATTAACCAAAGAGACTGGAGAAAAACTCTGCCATCATCCCTTATTCAAAGAAAAAACAAACGTCAATTTTGTCCAATCTGTCAATGAAGAAGAATTGATCGTCCGCACGTATGAACGTGGGGTCGGTTGGACACTAGCTTGTGGTACAGGTTGTTGTGCAGCGTATGTCGTCGCAAGAGATCAAGGATACCTTTCCGGCTTACAAGCGACGATTCATTTAGAGCAAGGCGATTTACTGATTTCTGGCGATAAAACGATCACGATGGCGGGACCAGCCACCTATGAATGGCATAAAAATTTGGAGGTAGAGGCATGA
- the lysA gene encoding diaminopimelate decarboxylase translates to MTELTIGEIPVSQLANEYQTPLYVYDEKKMEETIKSFKLNFDSDSFQTKILYASKAFQTVELLHLIAEQGLGLDVVSGGEIYTALQAGFPLEDIYFHGNNKTIDELRYAIENDIRHFVADNGMEVEVLEELSREYQKKLQIMLRLNVGIEAHTHEYIVTAHIDSKFGMLYDSDVCQQAIARIQQSEFLRLEGFHAHIGSQIFDMTAWLAEIDQLVTYLEDFQQPLSLNLGGGFGIRYTEADTPLPIAESVKHLVTHTEQTLADRNLTIDRLLIEPGRSIVGEAGTTLYTVGYIKETPHKKYYFVDGGMTDNIRPALYQAEYTCDLANKLDIEKTEKVTVAGKMCESGDVVIQETQLPPAEPGDLLAVYATGAYGYSMSSNYNRALRPAVVFVKDGVSREVVRRQTYADLLRGEVYADL, encoded by the coding sequence ATGACAGAATTAACGATCGGCGAAATTCCAGTGAGTCAATTAGCAAATGAATATCAAACACCCCTATATGTGTATGATGAAAAAAAGATGGAAGAAACGATAAAGTCGTTTAAGCTGAACTTTGATTCTGATTCTTTTCAAACAAAGATCTTGTATGCGTCTAAAGCCTTTCAAACGGTAGAATTACTCCATCTAATTGCTGAACAAGGGTTAGGTCTAGATGTCGTAAGTGGTGGGGAGATTTATACCGCGTTACAAGCTGGATTTCCTTTAGAAGATATTTATTTCCATGGCAACAACAAAACGATTGATGAATTAAGATATGCCATTGAAAATGATATACGCCATTTTGTTGCAGATAATGGGATGGAAGTCGAAGTCTTGGAAGAGTTAAGCCGAGAATATCAGAAAAAGCTACAGATCATGTTGCGATTGAACGTAGGGATCGAAGCACATACCCATGAATACATCGTCACCGCACATATCGATTCAAAATTCGGCATGCTTTACGATAGCGATGTTTGCCAACAAGCGATTGCACGTATCCAACAAAGTGAATTTCTTAGATTGGAAGGCTTTCATGCCCACATCGGCTCACAAATCTTTGATATGACTGCTTGGCTGGCTGAGATCGACCAGCTGGTTACCTACCTTGAAGATTTTCAACAACCGCTTTCTTTAAATCTGGGAGGGGGCTTTGGTATCCGTTATACCGAAGCGGACACACCTTTACCAATTGCAGAATCAGTCAAACATCTGGTTACACACACAGAGCAGACGCTAGCTGACAGAAACTTAACGATCGATCGCTTATTGATTGAACCTGGGAGAAGTATCGTTGGTGAAGCCGGAACAACACTTTATACAGTCGGCTATATCAAAGAAACACCTCACAAGAAATATTATTTTGTGGATGGTGGGATGACAGATAATATTCGACCGGCACTTTATCAAGCAGAATATACCTGTGATTTGGCAAATAAACTAGACATTGAAAAAACAGAAAAAGTGACGGTTGCCGGAAAAATGTGTGAATCAGGAGACGTGGTGATCCAAGAAACACAGTTGCCTCCTGCAGAGCCAGGTGATCTTCTGGCAGTGTATGCCACAGGAGCCTACGGATATTCGATGAGTAGCAATTACAATCGTGCACTGCGACCAGCAGTTGTTTTTGTCAAAGATGGCGTGTCGAGAGAAGTCGTGCGTCGGCAAACTTATGCGGATCTATTGAGAGGAGAAGTCTATGCAGATTTATAA
- the dapD gene encoding 2,3,4,5-tetrahydropyridine-2,6-dicarboxylate N-acetyltransferase — protein MNAQEIIRFIQTAEKKTPVKVYLNVSEPVEFPNAKVFGEVHSPIVFGDYKDIAPVLEKEAEKILAIELEQTARNSAVPLLDVKDINARIEPGAVIRDQVTIGDQAVIMMGAVINIGAEIGDHSMIDMGAILGGRATVGKNCHIGAGAVLAGVIEPASAQPVVIEDGVLVGANAVIVEGVRVGKNAVVAAGAVVLEDVAPETVVGGTPARVLKIKDDQTKENTALIAALREL, from the coding sequence TTGAACGCACAAGAAATCATTCGTTTTATTCAAACAGCAGAAAAAAAGACCCCAGTCAAAGTTTATTTAAATGTATCAGAACCTGTCGAGTTTCCGAATGCGAAAGTATTTGGTGAAGTGCATAGTCCAATCGTTTTTGGAGATTACAAAGACATCGCGCCGGTACTAGAAAAAGAAGCGGAAAAAATCTTAGCGATCGAACTAGAACAAACTGCTAGAAACAGTGCAGTTCCTTTACTGGATGTCAAAGACATCAACGCTCGCATCGAACCAGGCGCTGTCATTCGTGATCAAGTGACCATCGGCGATCAAGCAGTGATCATGATGGGCGCTGTGATCAACATCGGTGCTGAGATCGGGGATCATAGCATGATCGATATGGGAGCAATCCTAGGCGGACGTGCGACTGTCGGTAAGAATTGTCATATCGGTGCTGGAGCTGTGTTAGCTGGAGTCATCGAGCCAGCTTCCGCTCAACCAGTAGTGATCGAAGATGGTGTATTAGTTGGTGCGAATGCAGTGATCGTCGAAGGCGTTCGTGTTGGAAAGAATGCAGTCGTCGCAGCAGGTGCAGTCGTTTTAGAAGACGTTGCCCCTGAGACGGTCGTTGGTGGTACACCGGCACGTGTATTAAAAATAAAAGATGATCAAACCAAAGAAAATACCGCATTGATTGCAGCACTAAGAGAATTGTAG
- the dapB gene encoding 4-hydroxy-tetrahydrodipicolinate reductase, producing the protein MNIGIIGSGKMGKRIAEVTEEYQHQPLSLTESLQATEELSFAQTPAVMIDFSHPAGLDKILRYSKAHQVPLVIGTTGYTEEQFAEIAQAAQTIPVLYSANFSLGIMVMNRLIKQAAKDLASWQIELIEKHHSQKKDAPSGTAKRLVETLQSVRELTPVYQWADKSREDQQIGVHSLRAGSFPGEHEVLFATKDEVLSVKHEAFSNRIFAEGAVQASIWLAEQSAGSYQLEDLFEPRGGA; encoded by the coding sequence ATGAATATAGGGATCATCGGAAGTGGAAAAATGGGTAAGCGAATTGCAGAAGTTACCGAAGAATATCAACATCAGCCATTGAGTTTGACCGAATCCTTACAAGCAACGGAGGAATTATCGTTTGCTCAGACACCAGCAGTCATGATCGATTTTTCTCATCCAGCTGGTTTGGATAAAATCTTGCGATACAGCAAAGCTCACCAAGTCCCACTGGTGATTGGCACAACAGGCTATACCGAAGAGCAATTTGCTGAAATCGCCCAAGCAGCTCAAACGATCCCTGTACTCTACAGTGCTAATTTTTCATTAGGGATCATGGTGATGAATCGCTTGATCAAACAAGCAGCTAAAGACTTAGCCAGCTGGCAGATCGAATTAATCGAAAAACACCACAGCCAAAAAAAAGACGCACCTTCTGGCACAGCCAAGCGCTTAGTAGAAACACTACAATCTGTTCGAGAGCTGACGCCTGTCTATCAATGGGCGGACAAATCACGAGAAGACCAACAAATCGGTGTCCATAGCCTACGTGCAGGCTCTTTTCCAGGAGAACATGAAGTCCTTTTTGCAACCAAAGATGAAGTTCTTTCAGTGAAGCACGAAGCCTTTTCAAATCGAATTTTTGCAGAAGGGGCAGTTCAAGCAAGTATCTGGTTGGCCGAGCAGTCAGCCGGTTCATATCAATTAGAAGATTTATTTGAACCTAGAGGAGGAGCCTAA